In one Thalassoroseus pseudoceratinae genomic region, the following are encoded:
- a CDS encoding alkaline phosphatase family protein encodes MRISACCFKFLAIIFWICPTAIAVAQSNDAQRHVIVISIDGFASYLVDDPKVPLPTIRRLAREGCVVEGGMTVSDPSVTWPNHTTLVTGMKPGRHGVLANGVLVRGGIGVPVKIDSHRDHSDLVRVPTVADVAHAAGLRTAEVNWPCTRNSKSFDDQFPDVPNALDYTTPRLRQELVKKKLLRDETHASFRNSSIVGLDYVWTEAACHLIRERKPHLMLIHLLNNDATHHKRGAQSQAGYTANAYADMCVSRIIDAIDDAGIREHSTIILVADHGFTVTPKAIRPNVLLREAGLLTVENGQLTQAQVHVVPEGGIGLVYCTNPLKASEQAAEFKKLLTGQEGVADVLLPDRFDEVGFPHPRDYRQVPDAVLVAKDGYAVSGTVTGETLVTTFEEARTSYGSHGFLAKLPKMKAMCILSGAGIRPGTQLQDVHNTAIAPTIATLLGLKYPDADGKPLLNALRTSADAE; translated from the coding sequence ATGCGTATCAGTGCTTGTTGCTTCAAGTTCCTTGCAATCATCTTCTGGATTTGCCCAACTGCGATCGCTGTGGCTCAGTCGAACGATGCGCAACGACACGTGATCGTCATTAGCATCGATGGATTTGCGAGCTACCTTGTTGACGATCCCAAGGTTCCTCTACCGACGATTCGTCGACTTGCGCGTGAAGGTTGCGTCGTTGAAGGCGGGATGACCGTCTCAGACCCAAGTGTAACGTGGCCGAACCACACAACTCTCGTAACAGGCATGAAGCCAGGTCGACACGGCGTTCTTGCCAATGGAGTTTTGGTGCGTGGCGGAATTGGTGTTCCTGTGAAGATCGATTCCCATCGCGACCACAGCGATCTCGTGAGGGTTCCTACAGTGGCCGATGTGGCTCATGCTGCGGGTCTTAGAACCGCTGAAGTGAACTGGCCATGCACACGGAATTCCAAATCGTTTGATGACCAATTTCCTGATGTTCCCAATGCTCTCGATTACACGACGCCGCGATTGCGACAAGAACTCGTCAAAAAGAAACTCTTGCGGGACGAGACTCACGCGTCGTTTCGCAACTCTAGTATTGTCGGATTGGATTACGTTTGGACAGAAGCCGCTTGTCACCTGATTCGAGAACGCAAACCACATCTGATGCTCATCCATCTCTTAAACAATGATGCAACACATCATAAGCGGGGAGCGCAGTCACAAGCGGGTTACACAGCCAATGCATATGCCGACATGTGCGTCTCGCGAATTATCGACGCGATCGATGACGCCGGAATCCGTGAGCACAGTACGATCATTCTCGTTGCCGATCACGGTTTCACTGTCACCCCCAAGGCGATTCGACCGAATGTTCTATTGCGAGAGGCAGGATTGCTGACAGTCGAAAACGGCCAGCTGACGCAGGCTCAAGTCCATGTGGTTCCGGAAGGTGGCATCGGCCTCGTCTACTGTACGAATCCGCTCAAAGCTTCAGAGCAAGCTGCCGAATTCAAAAAGTTGTTGACCGGCCAAGAAGGCGTTGCGGACGTCCTCCTTCCAGATCGATTCGACGAAGTCGGCTTCCCCCATCCACGCGACTACAGACAAGTCCCTGATGCAGTTCTTGTCGCTAAAGATGGATATGCAGTATCCGGCACCGTGACAGGAGAAACCCTTGTGACGACGTTCGAAGAAGCGCGAACGTCATACGGCTCGCATGGTTTTTTGGCAAAGCTACCGAAGATGAAGGCAATGTGCATCCTTTCCGGTGCTGGAATCCGTCCAGGAACTCAACTGCAAGACGTCCACAACACTGCGATTGCTCCGACGATCGCCACTCTGCTGGGACTCAAGTACCCAGACGCCGACGGCAAACCACTTCTGAACGCATTGCGAACGTCCGCCGATGCTGAATGA
- a CDS encoding DUF1592 domain-containing protein, whose amino-acid sequence MSNWFRITLVIGVAYLHPALAADIDPHSLSLDQLREVGRKQSRFLTEQSTRPTDPKESLEANLSDYQKFIAPVLQKHCLACHGPKQSEGRLRVDKLNPDLLTGDDVERWREIYNVLSNSEMPPDYEPDYALADTDRGRFVDWLSNEIDKAAQVRRNTSRHSSFRRMTKYEYDYALQDLLGLPFSMAARLPPETASEDGFKNSSNMLQMSAMQFETYREIGLKALQRATVIGERPQPVTYVISMQEEMERALSEPKTKVFHQNDANSRSNRNRQHLFNRATGKSIHFSDTKTLPRTDAVADESSDVSPVVLVLPRSKELKINLDRFLPDDGIMRVRIRAGRTTSNDTEYAALRLGFSAHTSNNANFSNVISERDILVTASADQPEFIHFDIPLSDIQRNPFRKLDRPFPRRDEFLHIRNISNARGGKTPLHVVIDRIEVIAPFYEQWPPKSHTDIFFPSDHAADETAYGREVLSRFTRRVWRRPVTTAEVDRLMTLFEEYRPQFDNFEEAMLEVLATVLAAPEFLYLTSTSSAEPSEKTHSINDWELASRLSFFLWSSIPDDELLSVAAQGTLSQPTVLTAQVDRMLADPRSRRFFEHFTQQWLSLDGLNSATHITDADLKNAMREEPIAFFEHVLKNDRSAMDFLHADYVVVNERLARHYRIPNVFGPHFRQVPVMAQSKRGGILTGAGVLAMNSDGQDSHPLKRGVWMLERVLHDPPPPPPPNVPEVDLTDPEILKMTLKERIANHRNQAACVSCHSRIDPWGIVFENYDAMGAYRTRIKDQPVDATSELFNKQELAGMDGLKRYLLMDRQDQFARAIVHKLTSYALGRPLSFSDHTALEDITKQFRRRGDRLRPLIDLIVQNELFRKTPE is encoded by the coding sequence TTGAGCAATTGGTTCCGAATCACGCTCGTCATTGGAGTTGCATATCTCCACCCGGCTCTCGCTGCGGACATTGACCCACATTCCTTGAGTCTCGATCAACTTCGGGAAGTCGGACGGAAACAATCTCGGTTCCTGACCGAGCAATCGACGCGACCGACTGATCCGAAGGAATCCCTCGAGGCCAATCTATCGGACTATCAAAAGTTCATCGCCCCAGTTCTGCAGAAGCATTGCTTGGCGTGTCATGGACCGAAGCAATCTGAGGGACGCTTGCGGGTGGACAAATTGAATCCTGACTTGTTGACCGGCGACGATGTCGAGCGGTGGCGGGAAATCTATAACGTGCTCAGTAACTCGGAGATGCCACCGGATTACGAGCCCGATTATGCCTTGGCCGATACCGACCGCGGCCGCTTTGTCGATTGGCTCAGCAATGAAATTGACAAGGCCGCCCAAGTGCGACGCAACACGTCGCGGCATTCGTCGTTCCGTCGGATGACGAAATACGAATACGATTACGCCCTGCAGGATCTGTTGGGTCTGCCGTTTTCGATGGCCGCGCGTCTGCCGCCGGAAACTGCATCGGAGGATGGCTTCAAGAACAGCTCGAACATGCTGCAGATGTCGGCGATGCAGTTTGAAACCTATCGCGAAATCGGGCTGAAAGCGCTGCAGCGGGCCACAGTTATCGGTGAGCGTCCGCAACCAGTGACTTACGTCATTTCGATGCAAGAGGAGATGGAACGGGCACTGTCGGAGCCGAAGACCAAAGTCTTCCACCAAAACGATGCCAACTCTCGCAGCAATCGAAATCGGCAACATCTCTTCAATCGAGCAACGGGCAAAAGCATTCACTTTTCGGATACCAAGACGCTGCCGAGAACTGATGCGGTTGCCGACGAATCGTCTGACGTTTCCCCAGTAGTGCTCGTGTTGCCTCGTTCGAAGGAACTGAAAATCAATCTTGATCGGTTCTTGCCCGACGACGGAATCATGCGTGTTCGCATTCGTGCCGGTCGCACGACCTCAAACGATACAGAATACGCCGCCCTTCGATTGGGTTTCAGTGCCCACACGAGTAACAACGCGAATTTCTCGAATGTGATCAGCGAACGAGACATTCTCGTCACAGCGTCGGCGGATCAGCCGGAATTCATTCATTTCGACATCCCGTTAAGTGACATCCAACGAAATCCGTTCCGAAAACTAGATCGCCCGTTTCCACGGCGTGATGAATTCCTGCACATCCGCAATATTTCTAATGCACGGGGCGGAAAGACTCCGCTGCACGTCGTGATCGACCGGATCGAAGTCATTGCCCCATTCTATGAGCAGTGGCCCCCAAAATCGCATACCGATATCTTTTTCCCAAGTGATCACGCGGCCGATGAAACCGCGTACGGTCGTGAAGTGCTGTCTCGATTTACGCGACGCGTCTGGCGACGACCCGTTACGACGGCGGAAGTGGATCGGTTGATGACGCTCTTCGAGGAGTATCGTCCCCAGTTCGACAACTTCGAAGAGGCCATGCTCGAAGTCTTGGCAACCGTGTTGGCGGCTCCCGAGTTTCTGTATCTCACATCCACATCCTCAGCGGAGCCGTCGGAGAAGACGCATTCGATCAACGATTGGGAACTTGCCAGCCGACTTTCTTTCTTCCTTTGGTCAAGCATCCCCGATGACGAACTTCTGTCGGTCGCCGCGCAAGGAACGTTGAGTCAGCCCACGGTTTTGACGGCCCAGGTTGATCGCATGTTGGCGGATCCACGTTCCCGACGGTTTTTCGAGCACTTCACGCAACAGTGGCTAAGCTTGGACGGGCTGAACAGTGCCACGCATATTACGGATGCCGATTTGAAAAACGCGATGCGGGAAGAACCGATCGCCTTCTTCGAACACGTTCTGAAGAATGATCGGTCTGCGATGGATTTTCTGCATGCGGACTATGTTGTCGTGAATGAGCGTTTGGCTCGGCACTATCGCATTCCCAATGTGTTCGGTCCGCATTTTCGTCAGGTTCCGGTGATGGCTCAGTCGAAACGCGGTGGAATTTTGACCGGGGCCGGGGTGCTTGCCATGAATTCCGACGGTCAAGATTCGCACCCACTTAAACGCGGCGTATGGATGCTCGAACGTGTGCTTCACGATCCTCCACCGCCACCACCACCCAATGTTCCTGAGGTCGATCTAACCGATCCAGAGATTCTCAAAATGACGCTCAAAGAACGCATCGCAAATCACCGCAACCAAGCCGCATGTGTCTCCTGTCATTCAAGGATTGATCCGTGGGGCATCGTTTTCGAAAACTATGACGCAATGGGGGCGTACCGGACACGGATCAAGGATCAGCCCGTCGATGCCACTTCGGAACTGTTCAACAAACAGGAGTTGGCAGGCATGGATGGTCTCAAACGATACTTGTTGATGGACCGACAAGATCAATTCGCCCGCGCCATCGTTCACAAACTGACTTCCTACGCACTCGGTCGACCGTTGTCATTCAGCGATCACACGGCCCTGGAAGACATCACGAAGCAGTTTCGTCGCCGGGGTGATCGCCTGCGACCTCTGATTGACTTAATCGTGCAAAATGAACTTTTCCGCAAAACACCGGAGTGA
- a CDS encoding DUF1552 domain-containing protein, with protein sequence MNFSAKHRSEIVSRKSVSLSRRRFLYGAGIALALPRLESFARAESHASEAPKRFLSVYHPDGVGLPLKSDPAWKDWSWFPRGGERDFQLTKVLDVLEPLRNEITIYSGLSHPAVRQVHGHSNADQYLTGAATGGHGPYKNSVSVDQVIAAHIGEFTRHSSLVLSTNGGIGAPRGAQTQSFNHEGRPIPAMNKPKQIFDTLFVASSQDAAAKLARSKSALDFLIDHTRSLGRKLSSHDRQTLQQYLDAVRDTELKLAKAQQWIDTPLPQVETSHLNLDADPTEAKLYFETMYELIYLAFLSDSTRVATFQLGRENGEGPHDLLSLAVGLRGAHGLTHAVKQPNGWKNLGTYNRYQAQEFGRFVEKLKNTPEPNGSGTMLDNTFAMHGSASSSFHLSRNYPIISAGGKNLGFNNGRFLKFGTGNEDNQAGAGITTDAGWRGKVEVEELPLAQLFVTVLQRFGIETDSFAGYKGTLGRV encoded by the coding sequence ATGAACTTTTCCGCAAAACACCGGAGTGAAATCGTGTCTCGCAAATCCGTGTCATTGAGCCGTCGTCGATTTCTCTACGGAGCCGGCATCGCGTTGGCGTTGCCTCGTCTGGAATCGTTCGCTCGCGCCGAGTCCCATGCAAGCGAAGCCCCGAAGCGGTTCCTGAGTGTCTATCATCCCGACGGCGTTGGGTTGCCACTGAAATCGGATCCCGCTTGGAAAGATTGGAGTTGGTTTCCACGCGGTGGCGAACGAGATTTCCAACTGACGAAAGTACTCGACGTTCTGGAACCGTTGCGGAATGAGATCACAATTTATTCAGGGTTGTCTCACCCTGCAGTTCGTCAGGTCCACGGACATTCGAATGCCGACCAGTATTTGACCGGCGCGGCGACGGGCGGACACGGACCTTACAAGAACTCGGTTTCGGTTGATCAAGTCATTGCCGCTCATATCGGCGAGTTCACTCGTCATTCGTCGTTGGTGTTGTCAACGAACGGTGGGATCGGTGCGCCACGCGGAGCACAAACGCAATCCTTCAATCACGAAGGCCGTCCTATTCCTGCGATGAACAAACCCAAGCAAATTTTCGACACGTTGTTCGTCGCCAGTAGTCAAGACGCGGCTGCGAAACTTGCCCGCAGTAAGAGTGCTTTAGACTTTCTGATTGATCACACTCGATCGTTGGGCCGCAAGCTTTCCAGTCACGATCGACAAACGTTGCAACAATATCTCGACGCGGTTCGCGATACGGAATTGAAGCTGGCCAAAGCACAACAGTGGATTGACACTCCGCTGCCTCAGGTCGAAACCAGTCATCTGAACCTCGACGCCGATCCGACGGAGGCCAAACTCTACTTTGAAACCATGTACGAGTTGATTTACCTGGCGTTCCTCAGCGATTCCACCCGTGTGGCGACGTTTCAGCTGGGCCGGGAGAACGGTGAGGGACCGCACGACCTGTTATCGCTAGCAGTCGGTTTGCGGGGGGCACACGGTCTGACTCATGCCGTCAAACAGCCGAATGGTTGGAAGAACCTTGGCACTTACAATCGGTACCAAGCCCAAGAGTTCGGCCGCTTCGTGGAGAAGTTGAAGAACACACCCGAGCCGAACGGCTCAGGGACCATGCTCGACAACACCTTTGCCATGCATGGATCGGCTTCGAGCAGTTTCCATTTATCGCGAAACTATCCGATCATTTCGGCGGGCGGCAAGAACCTTGGTTTTAACAATGGACGATTCCTTAAATTCGGCACCGGCAACGAAGACAATCAAGCAGGAGCCGGGATCACCACCGATGCTGGCTGGCGTGGGAAGGTCGAGGTAGAAGAACTTCCACTCGCGCAGCTCTTCGTCACCGTGTTACAGCGATTCGGTATCGAAACGGACTCGTTCGCCGGTTACAAAGGAACCCTCGGACGCGTCTAA
- a CDS encoding DUF1592 domain-containing protein: protein MESARIMRLLMLIVGLSPCVTNAAGIDGEATRFVSKYCVDCHTGEDAHGQIDLQAMSQGDVGKYFRAWEAVAERLHSREMPPEDHPQPTEAERLKFLDWYEHTLVKSVKPQPALLRPRRLCAVEYRNTMRSLFGFDLEVAIIEAEQTVVEKSLVMKLLPTDPPGRSGFCNDTHAAPLTTVLWDQYSYLSDTAIAELFSPKRRDVLEAVVGPVSTDGITKDQADRLIRSFADRAFRRPIEDAKFREFTLFSDNDNLESATKSVLKRIVMSPQFLYRGFGVDREQTGRQQVDSYEFAERLSYFIWADMPDDELFTAAASNQLSTPEQIRQQIDRMIDSPKSITLATDFAYQWLTLGEVEKNNVQVPQAEALRSQPRDFMHYLFVDARPLIELIDSRTTFANPYTRRFYGADSNQLPRYRKASGIEREIVANQKITLVETEHRGGILTMPGILAMNRGPILRGIWVLERILGEHLPEPPPDVGQVPPAPQGKELSFRQRFEQHRNKSACAVCHDRIDPLGFAFERYTGANYQSQLDVDTSGRLPSGEEFDDFQGLKQILVTSQRQRVIRNIVERTLSYALCRKLELFDRPTVDALTEKLHRSNGTYRDLVFEIAMSLPFRETIIENRPPQQQESKQ from the coding sequence ATGGAGTCTGCACGTATCATGCGGTTACTGATGCTGATCGTCGGACTATCGCCTTGCGTCACGAACGCGGCTGGCATCGACGGTGAGGCGACACGATTTGTCTCAAAGTACTGCGTCGATTGCCATACCGGAGAGGATGCTCATGGGCAGATTGATTTGCAGGCGATGTCGCAGGGCGATGTCGGGAAGTATTTCCGGGCATGGGAGGCTGTCGCCGAACGCCTGCATTCCCGCGAGATGCCACCCGAAGATCATCCGCAACCAACTGAAGCGGAACGCTTGAAGTTTCTTGACTGGTACGAGCACACGCTGGTGAAATCGGTCAAACCGCAACCGGCTCTGCTTCGACCACGCCGACTGTGTGCGGTCGAATATCGTAACACGATGAGATCGCTATTCGGTTTTGATTTAGAAGTGGCCATCATCGAAGCCGAGCAAACGGTGGTGGAAAAATCGCTGGTGATGAAACTGCTGCCAACCGATCCACCGGGAAGGAGCGGTTTCTGTAACGATACCCATGCAGCACCATTGACGACGGTTTTGTGGGATCAATATTCGTACCTGTCCGATACCGCCATCGCAGAGTTGTTCTCCCCCAAACGCCGGGATGTGCTGGAAGCGGTCGTGGGACCTGTCAGCACTGATGGAATCACGAAGGACCAAGCCGACCGACTAATTCGCTCCTTCGCAGATCGGGCCTTCCGCCGGCCGATCGAAGACGCGAAGTTTCGAGAGTTCACTCTATTTTCAGACAACGATAACCTGGAATCGGCGACGAAATCCGTACTCAAACGGATCGTCATGTCCCCGCAATTTTTGTATCGCGGCTTCGGCGTCGACCGCGAGCAGACCGGTCGTCAACAAGTCGACTCGTATGAGTTCGCCGAACGGTTGTCCTACTTCATCTGGGCCGACATGCCGGACGACGAACTCTTCACAGCCGCCGCAAGCAATCAACTTTCCACGCCCGAGCAAATCCGACAGCAGATCGATCGGATGATCGACTCACCGAAGTCAATCACGCTCGCAACAGATTTCGCGTATCAATGGTTGACGCTTGGCGAAGTCGAAAAGAACAACGTGCAGGTTCCACAAGCCGAAGCGTTACGGTCTCAGCCACGCGACTTTATGCACTATCTGTTCGTCGATGCCCGACCGTTGATCGAATTGATCGACTCACGAACAACGTTCGCGAACCCGTACACACGTCGCTTCTATGGAGCAGACAGCAACCAATTGCCGCGGTATCGCAAGGCATCGGGAATCGAACGCGAGATTGTGGCCAATCAAAAAATCACGCTCGTCGAAACAGAGCATCGGGGGGGAATCCTCACAATGCCGGGCATTTTGGCGATGAATCGGGGACCGATTCTACGTGGCATCTGGGTCTTGGAGCGAATTCTTGGCGAACATTTACCGGAACCACCGCCAGACGTGGGTCAAGTACCGCCCGCCCCGCAAGGGAAAGAACTTTCATTCCGGCAACGATTCGAGCAGCATCGCAACAAGTCCGCCTGCGCCGTTTGCCACGACAGAATCGATCCGCTTGGCTTCGCATTTGAACGTTACACTGGTGCCAACTATCAAAGCCAACTTGATGTCGATACATCCGGTCGTCTCCCAAGTGGTGAAGAATTCGACGATTTCCAAGGGCTGAAACAGATCCTCGTCACATCGCAACGTCAACGAGTGATTCGGAACATCGTCGAGCGTACGCTATCCTACGCACTGTGCCGAAAACTCGAACTCTTCGATCGCCCGACGGTCGATGCACTGACGGAAAAACTTCACCGGTCCAACGGCACCTATCGCGATCTCGTATTTGAAATCGCGATGAGTTTACCGTTCCGTGAAACCATCATCGAAAACCGCCCCCCACAACAACAGGAATCGAAGCAATGA
- a CDS encoding DUF1552 domain-containing protein, protein MTTRLNRRAFLRGVGGATLPLPFLNMMEADAKEAGDDKPPMRFLTLFKPNGVHPPSWNISGGTENDFRMSPLMQPFAKHKEDLLILDNMGDFGFSSHANSTRRFLSGHHRNTRTASVDQHIAAKIGGDTPHRSLELTTEGLFPNQIGCSYISYDEKGAPIPRESDPQLVFDRLFRNPLSQPKQRTAMIGLLDSVREDARALNRQAGSEDRATLEHYLTVVRETERRLESMKSQSRDIDLTDLQRPEKPSNLNEQVESMLDLIALALWTDSTRCATYMLGNSNSRMIFDFLGIKKQHHYLSHFFRNFSRDNLESLLKISLWHMEKFDYLLTRLKSFQNQHGTLLDNTLVLFGSGMGHSDNHTVTRIPLILAGGQGLIKTGRYVRFAENQPLARLHLSLLEKFGIETKEYAQSSTSLAGLDGSDFSPWKERPFESFVKVTGNEITVRGRLRMSDNLDEAKFFYIDVEGKPSVLLKLSFQDFHRFNVAYHCGTPVTLVGTGHPEQLQVTKITSLDSLFGHRPGDAPG, encoded by the coding sequence ATGACGACAAGACTCAATCGGCGAGCTTTCCTGCGGGGTGTTGGTGGCGCGACCTTGCCGTTGCCATTCCTGAATATGATGGAAGCCGATGCGAAAGAAGCCGGCGACGACAAACCTCCCATGCGGTTTCTCACGCTGTTCAAGCCTAACGGTGTGCATCCGCCGTCGTGGAACATCAGCGGCGGTACGGAAAACGATTTTCGAATGTCGCCGTTGATGCAGCCGTTCGCCAAGCACAAAGAGGATCTGCTAATCCTGGACAATATGGGCGACTTTGGCTTCTCGTCGCATGCCAATTCCACTCGGCGATTCCTGTCTGGTCATCATCGCAACACTCGGACGGCGTCGGTCGACCAACATATCGCCGCGAAAATCGGCGGTGACACGCCACACCGATCGCTCGAACTCACAACAGAAGGGCTGTTCCCGAATCAAATCGGTTGTTCGTATATCTCCTACGATGAGAAAGGTGCGCCGATTCCACGGGAAAGCGATCCGCAACTTGTCTTCGATCGATTATTCCGAAATCCGCTCAGTCAACCCAAGCAGCGAACGGCGATGATCGGCCTGCTTGACAGTGTGCGAGAAGACGCCCGCGCATTGAATCGGCAGGCTGGATCCGAAGACCGAGCCACGCTTGAACACTATCTTACCGTAGTTCGAGAAACGGAACGCCGACTCGAATCGATGAAGTCCCAATCACGGGACATCGATCTGACGGACCTTCAACGCCCTGAGAAACCATCCAATCTCAACGAGCAAGTCGAGTCGATGCTCGATTTAATTGCGCTCGCGTTGTGGACGGATTCGACTCGCTGTGCGACATACATGCTCGGCAATTCCAACAGCCGGATGATTTTTGATTTCCTGGGAATCAAGAAGCAGCATCACTATCTGTCGCACTTCTTCCGCAATTTCAGCCGCGACAACTTGGAAAGTTTGTTAAAAATCAGTCTTTGGCATATGGAAAAATTCGACTACTTGCTCACGCGATTGAAGTCGTTCCAGAATCAGCACGGCACACTACTGGACAACACGCTCGTTCTGTTCGGGTCGGGCATGGGGCATAGTGACAATCATACCGTAACACGAATTCCTCTCATTCTAGCCGGTGGTCAAGGATTGATAAAAACCGGACGGTACGTGCGATTCGCCGAAAATCAGCCGCTCGCAAGATTGCATCTTTCACTGCTCGAAAAGTTCGGCATTGAAACCAAAGAGTACGCCCAATCCAGTACCTCTCTGGCTGGTCTCGACGGTTCCGATTTCTCGCCATGGAAGGAACGCCCGTTCGAGAGTTTTGTCAAGGTCACCGGCAACGAGATAACAGTTCGCGGTCGACTGCGGATGTCAGACAATTTGGACGAAGCGAAGTTCTTCTATATCGATGTCGAAGGCAAACCGTCGGTGTTGCTCAAGCTGAGCTTCCAAGACTTTCACCGCTTCAACGTCGCCTACCATTGCGGAACGCCTGTGACGCTTGTCGGCACGGGGCACCCGGAGCAATTGCAGGTGACGAAAATTACGTCACTCGACTCACTGTTCGGTCATCGACCTGGAGACGCCCCGGGTTAG
- a CDS encoding sulfatase, which yields MSRFIEVLLVVFAFMLPLVVVSSSFADQPNVLFISVDDLNDFPTFANRYPDAKTPHMDRLAERGMVFSNAHCQFPLCGPSRASVMSGLLPATLGYDDHMKDKQLQQRARQLDTELLHSYFGNHGYKTMAVGKICHNHVPKGSVDASGGRGGFRSGTGALKRNWPQNGTSTDWAAAPDSDDKLPDFQTATWAVSQLEEKHDKPFFLMVGFLRPHVPWYVPQKWFDLYNKHEITLPPYQEDDLNDVPQSAKDISILPQMPRTEWAIENNQWRNIVHAYLACISFSDHQVGRVLEALDRSPYKDNTIVVLWSDHGYHMGEKNTFQKQSLWERSTHVPLVIAGPGVEGGRRCDRIVSLLDLYPTLLAMCDLPPNETNEGRSLVPLLKRPNQPWPYPTIVGWKKNSFAIQDEQYRYIRYNDGSEELYDSVNDPNEWTNLASKAELANVKQRMKTHIPTKD from the coding sequence GTGTCCAGATTTATTGAAGTCTTGCTTGTCGTCTTCGCTTTCATGTTGCCTCTCGTCGTAGTGTCGTCATCGTTTGCAGATCAACCGAATGTGTTGTTTATTTCTGTTGATGACTTGAACGATTTCCCCACCTTTGCCAACCGCTACCCCGACGCCAAGACACCTCATATGGACCGACTAGCGGAGCGGGGCATGGTCTTTTCGAACGCGCATTGCCAATTTCCGCTTTGCGGGCCGTCTCGAGCGAGCGTGATGTCGGGCCTACTACCAGCAACACTTGGCTACGACGACCACATGAAGGACAAGCAACTCCAGCAACGTGCCCGCCAACTAGATACCGAGTTACTGCACAGTTACTTTGGGAACCACGGCTACAAAACGATGGCGGTGGGAAAGATTTGCCACAATCATGTGCCAAAGGGCAGTGTGGATGCATCGGGCGGACGAGGTGGCTTCCGATCAGGCACCGGAGCTCTGAAAAGAAACTGGCCACAAAATGGGACTAGCACGGACTGGGCCGCTGCACCAGATAGCGATGACAAACTACCGGACTTCCAGACTGCGACCTGGGCCGTATCACAACTCGAGGAGAAACACGACAAGCCGTTTTTCCTAATGGTCGGCTTCCTACGCCCCCATGTGCCGTGGTACGTGCCGCAGAAGTGGTTCGACCTCTATAACAAACATGAAATCACACTACCACCTTATCAAGAAGACGATCTGAATGACGTCCCGCAGAGTGCGAAAGACATTAGCATCTTGCCGCAAATGCCACGCACCGAATGGGCAATTGAGAACAATCAATGGCGAAACATCGTTCACGCCTATCTTGCGTGCATTAGCTTTAGCGATCACCAAGTCGGTCGCGTACTGGAAGCGTTAGATCGAAGTCCATACAAGGACAACACGATTGTCGTGCTATGGTCGGATCACGGCTATCATATGGGAGAGAAGAACACATTCCAGAAACAGTCGCTTTGGGAACGGTCGACGCACGTGCCGCTGGTCATTGCCGGGCCTGGGGTTGAAGGAGGACGTCGCTGCGATCGGATCGTCAGCCTGCTAGATCTCTATCCCACCCTCCTGGCCATGTGCGACTTGCCCCCGAATGAGACAAACGAAGGGCGTAGCCTAGTACCACTGTTAAAGAGACCGAATCAACCCTGGCCATACCCTACGATCGTGGGGTGGAAGAAAAATAGCTTTGCGATTCAGGACGAGCAGTATCGCTACATCCGTTACAACGACGGCAGCGAAGAGCTCTACGACAGCGTGAACGATCCCAATGAGTGGACCAATCTCGCCAGTAAAGCGGAACTGGCAAACGTCAAACAGCGAATGAAAACTCATATCCCCACCAAAGATTAG